One part of the Heptranchias perlo isolate sHepPer1 chromosome 10, sHepPer1.hap1, whole genome shotgun sequence genome encodes these proteins:
- the gpx2 gene encoding glutathione peroxidase 2: protein MAQSVKSFYDLSAVTLAGDKLDFNVFRGRVVLIENVASLUGTTTRDFTQLNDLQTRYPHRFVVLGFPCNQFGFQENCQNEEILNLLKHVRPGGGFQPNFTMLQKCEVNGVGTHPVFAFLKEKLPFPDDDPTSLMKDPKFLTWSPVCRSDIAWNFEKFLIGPEGEPFKRYSKMFQTIQIESDIQRLLKVAK, encoded by the exons ATGGCTCAGAGCGTCAAGTCTTTCTACGATCTCAGCGCCGTGACCCTGGCCGGGGACAAGCTGGACTTCAATGTCTTCCGAGGAAGGGTGGTCTTGATCGAGAATGTCGCCTCTCTCTGAGGCACAACCACGAGGGATTTCACCCAGCTCAACGACCTGCAGACCCGCTACCCGCACCGGTTCGTCGTGCTGGGCTTCCCTTGTAACCAGTTCGGTTTCCAG GAAAACTGTCAGAATGAGGAGATACTTAATTTGCTGAAGCATGTCCGCCCCGGAGGTGGCTTTCAGCCCAATTTCACCATGCTCCAGAAGTGTGAGGTCAATGGTGTTGGCACACACCCCGTCTTCGCCTTCCTGAAGGAGAAGTTGCCCTTTCCTGATGATGATCCTACATCCTTAATGAAAGATCCCAAATTCTTGACATGGAGCCCTGTCTGCCGATCGGACATCGCCTGGAATTTTGAGAAATTCCTCATCGGACCTGAAGGCGAACCTTTCAAACGCTACAGCAAAATGTTCCAAACCATCCAGATTGAATCTGACATCCAAAGGCTACTGAAAGTTGCCAAGTAA